The following proteins are encoded in a genomic region of Triticum dicoccoides isolate Atlit2015 ecotype Zavitan chromosome 1B, WEW_v2.0, whole genome shotgun sequence:
- the LOC119327734 gene encoding leghemoglobin reductase-like has translation MAMASLARRRAAEAVLLRRPHAAAWASACRGYAASGEESDVVVIGGGPGGYVAAIKAAQLGLKTTCIEKRGALGGTCLNVGCIPSKALLHSSHMYHEAKSSFAHHGVKFSNLEVDLPAMMAQKDKAVSGLTKGIEGLFKKNKVEYVKGFGKLVSPSEVSVDLVDGGSTIVKGKNIIVATGSDVKSLPGVTIDEKKIVSSTGALALTEIPKKLVVIGAGYIGLEMGSVWNRLGSEVTVVEFAPDIVPSMDGEIRKQFQRMLEKQKFKFMLKTKVVGVDTSGSGVKLTVEPAAGGEQTVIEADVVLVSAGRVPYTAGIGLDAIGVETDKGGRVLVDNRFMTNVKGVYAIGDAIPGPMLAHKAEEDGVACVEFIAGKEGHVDYDTVPGVVYTHPEVASVGKTEEQVKASGVAYQVGKFPLLANSRAKAIDDAEGMVKVISEKETDRILGVHIMSPGAGEIIHEAVLALQYGASSEDIARTCHAHPTVSEALKEACMNTYDKAIHM, from the exons ATGGCGATGGCGAGCTTGGCGAGGAGGCGCGCGGCGGAGGCTGTGCTGCTGCGGCGGCCCCACGCGGCGGCGTGGGCGTCCGCGTGCCGGGGGTACGCGGCGTCGGGGGAGGAGAGCGACGTCGTCGTGATCGGCGGCGGGCCCGGTGGGTACGTGGCGGCCATCAAGGCGGCGCAGCTCGGTCTTAAGACCACCTGCATCGAGAAGAGGGGCGCGCTCGGGGGGACCTGCCTCAACGTCGGCTGCATCCCGTCCAAG GCTCTTCTGCATTCGTCGCATATGTACCATGAGGCAAAGTCTTCTTTTGCACACCATGGCGTTAAGTTCTCCAATCTGGAGGTAGATCTGCCTGCAATGATGGCTCAGAAAGACAAGGCTGTTTCTGGGCTTACAAAGGGCATCGAAGGCCTGTTCAAGAAGAACAAGGTTGAGTATGTTAAAGGGTTTGGGAAGCTTGTCTCTCCGTCAGAGGTATCTGTGGATTTAGTTGATGGTGGTAGCACTATCGTCAAAGGGAAGAACATAATTGTCGCCACTGGCTCAGATGTGAAATCTCTCCCTGGAGTTACAATTGATGAGAAGAAGATTGTGTCATCTACTGGGGCTCTTGCACTTACAGAAATACCAAAGAAGTTGGTGGTCATTGGAGCTGGATACATAGGTCTAGAGATGGGTTCTGTCTGGAACAGGCTAGGGTCTGAAGTGACTGTGGTTGAATTTGCCCCTGATATTGTCCCATCAATGGATGGAGAGATAAGGAAGCAGTTTCAGCGTATGCTGGAGAAGCAAAAGTTTAAGTTCATGCTCAAGACAAAGGTAGTCGGGGTCGATACTTCTGGAAGTGGTGTCAAGTTAACTGTGGAGCCTGCAGCTGGTGGAGAGCAGACTGTCATTGAGGCTGATGTTGTCCTTGTATCTGCTGGCAGAGTCCCATACACTGCTGGTATTGGGCTGGACGCCATTGGTGTTGAGACAGACAAGGGCGGAAGGGTCCTTGTTGACAATCGCTTTATGACAAATGTTAAGGGCGTATACGCGATTGGAGATGCGATACCTGGACCGATGCTTGCACACAAGGCTGAGGAGGATGGTGTTGCATGTGTTGAATTTATCGCGGGGAAGGAGGGCCATGTTGACTATGACACTGTACCTGGCGTGGTGTACACACACCCAGAGGTGGCCTCCGTTGGCAAGACGGAGGAACAGGTCAAGGCATCTGGTGTAGCCTACCAGGTTGGGAAGTTCCCCCTGCTGGCAAACAGTCGGGCGAAGGCAATCGATGATGCCGAAGGGATGGTGAAGGTGATATCTGAGAAGGAAACTGATAGAATCCTCGGCGTACACATAATGTCCCCTGGCGCGGGCGAGATCATCCACGAGGCTGTGCTTGCACTTCAGTATGGAGCATCCAGCGAGGACATTGCCCGTACATGCCACGCGCATCCGACAGTGAGCGAGGCCCTGAAGGAGGCGTGCATGAACACCTACGACAAGGCGATCCACATGTGA